A single genomic interval of Ramlibacter pinisoli harbors:
- a CDS encoding D-amino acid dehydrogenase, whose translation MRVAVIGAGIIGVTTAYELAADGHAVTVIERRGAVAEETSFANAGMVAPGYVTPWAAPGMPRKVLSYLFSRHAPVKLSLPLSAHELSWMVQWWQACQLDTYLANRARLQRLAFYSRERLHWLTDSLQLDYDRSPGYLVLLRSEKEQQLVMPGLQVLRDAGVSFHQIDAEATRVLEPAINPDTDFLGAIHLPDDEAGNCRQFAILLKDAARDVGARFEFNTEVLPLDPAAPTTLTVRQGEAKGQARFDAVVVCGGVESVALLRPVGLRVPIAPVYGYSISAPIREPLNAPRSALMDERYKVAITRLGQRVRVAGSAEIGGRLRHKREASLQTLYKVLHDWFPGAAQLTNTGAAVQEWKGARPMLPDGPPVLGASGVPGIWVNMGHGSSGWALACGSARVVADLMGGNEPLLDLEGLGIERLRG comes from the coding sequence TTGAGAGTTGCCGTCATCGGCGCCGGCATCATCGGCGTCACCACTGCGTACGAACTGGCGGCCGACGGCCACGCCGTCACCGTGATCGAGCGCCGCGGCGCCGTGGCCGAGGAGACAAGCTTCGCCAATGCGGGCATGGTCGCACCCGGCTACGTCACGCCCTGGGCCGCACCCGGCATGCCGCGCAAGGTGCTGAGCTACCTGTTCAGCCGGCATGCGCCCGTCAAGCTCAGCCTGCCGCTGTCGGCCCATGAGCTGTCCTGGATGGTGCAATGGTGGCAGGCCTGCCAGCTCGACACCTACCTCGCCAACCGGGCGCGGCTGCAGCGGCTCGCGTTCTACAGCCGCGAACGCCTGCACTGGCTCACCGATTCGCTGCAGCTGGACTACGACCGCAGCCCGGGTTACCTGGTGCTCCTGCGCTCCGAGAAGGAGCAGCAGCTGGTGATGCCCGGCCTGCAGGTCCTGCGCGACGCCGGCGTCTCGTTCCATCAGATCGACGCCGAGGCGACCCGTGTGCTGGAGCCGGCGATCAACCCCGACACCGACTTCCTGGGGGCCATCCACCTGCCCGATGACGAAGCGGGCAACTGCCGGCAGTTCGCCATCCTGCTGAAGGACGCGGCCCGGGACGTCGGTGCGCGCTTCGAATTCAACACCGAGGTGCTGCCGCTGGACCCGGCCGCCCCGACGACCCTGACCGTGCGGCAGGGCGAGGCCAAGGGGCAGGCGCGGTTCGATGCCGTGGTCGTGTGCGGCGGCGTCGAATCGGTGGCCCTGCTGCGGCCGGTCGGCCTGCGGGTGCCGATCGCGCCGGTGTACGGCTATTCGATCAGCGCGCCCATCCGCGAGCCGCTGAACGCGCCGCGCAGCGCCCTCATGGACGAGCGCTACAAGGTGGCCATCACGCGCCTGGGGCAGCGCGTGCGGGTCGCCGGCAGCGCCGAGATCGGCGGGCGGCTGCGCCACAAGCGCGAGGCTTCGCTGCAGACGCTGTACAAGGTGCTGCACGACTGGTTCCCTGGCGCGGCGCAGCTGACCAACACCGGCGCCGCCGTGCAGGAATGGAAGGGCGCGCGCCCCATGCTGCCCGACGGCCCGCCGGTGCTCGGCGCCTCGGGTGTTCCGGGCATCTGGGTGAACATGGGCCACGGCTCCAGCGGCTGGGCCCTGGCCTGCGGCAGCGCCCGCGTCGTCGCCGACCTCATGGGCGGCAACGAACCACTGCTCGATCTCGAAGGGCTGGGCATCGAACGCCTGCGCGGCTGA
- a CDS encoding NAD(P)H-hydrate dehydratase gives MHQVAPDRSWPLFDVAATRRIEQAAQAALPPFTLMQRAGLATARLALAIAPHARRIWIACGPGNNGGDGLEAATHLAAWGKEAVVTLAGDPAALPADAKRAWERLRQAGLDLAPAPPHDCDLCIDALLGIGAARPLQGGLAAAAQAMAGVGRPVLAIDVPSGLHADTGAGLAVRATHTLALLTLKPGLFTAGGRDAAGQVWFDDLEVPAGPEAPCALLAGPPLAQPRLHASHKGSYGDVAVIGGAPGMAGAALLAASAALHAGAGRVYLAPLDPAAARLAPGLPELMLRDWSSLPLPSLAVACGCGGGTAVADVLPQVLPQAASLVLDADALNAVAAQADLQALLRARSQRSLPTVLTPHPLEAARLLGTSTPAVQADRLAAAQALAARYACVVVLKGSGTVIAAPGQPPAINPTGSARLATGGTGDVLAGWIAALLAHGLPAFEAGQAAVFRHGQLADRWPAGEPLVAGALAARAGG, from the coding sequence ATGCACCAGGTCGCTCCGGATCGGTCCTGGCCGCTGTTCGACGTCGCCGCCACGCGCCGCATCGAACAGGCGGCGCAGGCGGCGTTGCCGCCGTTCACGCTCATGCAGCGGGCCGGCCTGGCCACGGCCCGGCTGGCCCTCGCGATCGCGCCGCACGCCCGGCGCATCTGGATCGCCTGCGGGCCGGGCAACAACGGTGGCGACGGCCTGGAAGCCGCCACGCACCTGGCCGCATGGGGCAAGGAAGCCGTCGTCACTCTGGCCGGCGACCCTGCCGCATTGCCCGCGGATGCCAAGCGCGCGTGGGAACGCCTGCGCCAGGCCGGGCTTGACCTGGCACCCGCCCCTCCGCACGACTGCGACCTGTGCATCGACGCGCTGCTCGGGATCGGGGCCGCCAGGCCGCTGCAGGGCGGGCTGGCGGCAGCGGCGCAGGCGATGGCGGGTGTCGGCCGCCCCGTGCTCGCGATCGACGTGCCGAGCGGGCTGCATGCGGACACGGGCGCGGGTCTCGCCGTCCGTGCGACGCACACGCTGGCCCTGCTCACGCTCAAGCCCGGCCTGTTCACGGCCGGCGGCCGCGACGCGGCCGGCCAGGTCTGGTTCGACGACCTGGAGGTGCCGGCCGGCCCCGAGGCGCCGTGCGCCCTCCTCGCCGGCCCGCCACTGGCCCAGCCCCGGCTCCACGCGTCGCACAAGGGAAGCTACGGCGACGTCGCCGTCATCGGCGGTGCGCCGGGCATGGCGGGCGCGGCGTTGCTGGCCGCCAGCGCCGCCCTGCATGCCGGCGCCGGCCGGGTCTACCTCGCCCCGCTCGATCCGGCTGCCGCCCGGCTGGCGCCCGGCCTGCCGGAACTGATGCTGAGGGACTGGTCCTCGCTGCCGCTGCCGTCCCTCGCCGTCGCCTGCGGCTGCGGCGGGGGCACCGCGGTGGCGGACGTGTTGCCCCAGGTGCTGCCGCAAGCAGCATCGCTGGTGCTGGACGCCGACGCACTCAACGCCGTGGCCGCGCAGGCTGACCTGCAGGCGCTGCTGCGCGCGCGGTCACAACGTTCGCTGCCGACGGTGCTCACGCCGCATCCGCTCGAGGCGGCACGGCTGCTGGGGACGTCGACGCCGGCGGTGCAGGCCGACCGGCTGGCCGCCGCGCAGGCACTCGCCGCGCGCTACGCCTGCGTGGTGGTGCTGAAGGGATCGGGAACGGTGATCGCCGCGCCGGGGCAGCCGCCGGCCATCAACCCGACCGGCAGTGCCCGGCTGGCAACCGGCGGCACCGGCGACGTGCTCGCCGGCTGGATCGCGGCCCTGCTGGCGCACGGGCTGCCGGCGTTCGAGGCCGGGCAGGCGGCGGTGTTCCGCCACGGCCAGCTGGCCGACCGCTGGCCCGCCGGCGAGCCGCTGGTGGCGGGCGCCCTGGCGGCGCGCGCCGGCGGCTAG
- a CDS encoding SDR family oxidoreductase, producing the protein MSKNETGRVAIVTGAGSGVGKAAALALLGGGWRVALAGRRPDALQGVVEQSGAGSNALAVPTDVTDPASVQALFDTVVKTWGRVDLLFNNAGINAPNTAIEDLPIEKWKAVVDTNLSGMFYTIQQAFRVMKAQSPRGGRIINNGSISAHAPRPGSIAYTATKHGVTGLTKTAALDGRKYDIAVGQIDIGNAVTEMAARMAKGVPQADGEIRPEPMMDVNIVGQSVLYMANLPPEANVLFHTVMATKMPFVGRG; encoded by the coding sequence ATGAGCAAGAACGAGACGGGCCGGGTGGCCATCGTCACGGGGGCCGGCAGCGGCGTGGGCAAGGCGGCGGCGCTGGCGCTGCTGGGCGGAGGCTGGCGGGTGGCGCTGGCCGGCCGGCGGCCGGACGCCTTGCAGGGCGTGGTGGAGCAGTCGGGTGCCGGCAGCAATGCGCTGGCGGTGCCGACCGACGTCACCGACCCGGCATCGGTGCAGGCCCTGTTCGACACCGTCGTCAAGACCTGGGGCCGCGTCGACCTGTTGTTCAACAACGCCGGCATCAACGCACCCAACACGGCCATCGAGGACCTGCCGATCGAGAAGTGGAAGGCGGTGGTCGACACCAACCTCAGCGGGATGTTCTACACCATCCAGCAGGCCTTCCGCGTGATGAAGGCGCAGTCGCCGCGCGGCGGACGCATCATCAACAACGGCTCGATCTCCGCCCACGCGCCGCGGCCGGGCTCCATCGCCTACACCGCGACCAAGCATGGCGTGACGGGCCTGACCAAGACGGCGGCCCTCGATGGGCGCAAGTACGACATCGCGGTCGGCCAGATCGACATCGGCAACGCCGTGACCGAGATGGCGGCGCGCATGGCCAAGGGCGTGCCGCAGGCCGACGGCGAGATCCGGCCCGAGCCCATGATGGACGTCAACATCGTCGGCCAGTCGGTGCTCTACATGGCCAACCTGCCGCCCGAGGCCAACGTCCTGTTCCACACGGTGATGGCCACGAAGATGCCCTTCGTGGGCCGCGGCTAG
- the rnr gene encoding ribonuclease R — protein MLDEIEGVIQGHRDGHGYVVRDDGETDLYLPPNEMRAVLHKDRVRARIVRHDRKGRPEGRVVEIVERPPQPIIGRLLHESGVWLVAPEDKRYGQDVLIPKTATGTAKPGQVVVVELTEPPSLYGQPVGRVKEVLGEIDDPGMEIEIAVRKYGVPHEFTDVCIAMARTLPDKVRPTDRKHRVDLTDVPLVTIDGEDARDFDDAVYCEPAKVGRGKGWRLLVAIADVSHYVETGSPIDIDAYDRATSVYFPRRVIPMLPEKLSNGLCSLNPEVDRLCMVCDMLIAATGEIQAYQFYPGVMWSHARFTYTEVAAILANTRGPEAQRRKDRVGDLINLHDVYRALLKARQVRGAVDFETTETQIVCDENGRIEKIVPRTRNDAHRLIEEAMLAANVCSADFIQESKHPGLFRVHEGPTPEKKDILRNYLKAMGVGLTISDEPMPGEFQKIAEATKDRPDAQQIHTMLLRSMQQAIYTPINSGHFGLAYDAYTHFTSPIRRYPDLLVHRVIKAILARTHYTLPALPTPGEAHEKLARRLATRVAPPGHKLKKPPAPPSREVQAWEAAGLHCSANERRADEASRDVEAWLKCKFMREHLGEEYSGVVSAATTFGIFVTLDQLYVEGLVHITELGGEYFKFDEARQELRGERTGIRYAIGSRVRVQVSRVDLDGRKIDFRLVREGEDLEARAMRDKGVPAGGGAGAKRAAKKAPRGVEHVPIKSLTAAVKKAAANKPKGRKGRR, from the coding sequence CTGCTCGACGAAATCGAAGGCGTGATCCAGGGCCATCGCGACGGCCACGGCTACGTGGTGCGCGACGACGGCGAGACCGATCTCTACCTGCCTCCCAACGAGATGCGCGCGGTGCTGCACAAGGACCGCGTGCGGGCGCGCATCGTGCGGCACGACCGCAAGGGCCGGCCCGAAGGCCGCGTGGTGGAGATCGTCGAGCGCCCGCCACAGCCCATCATCGGGCGCCTGCTGCACGAGAGCGGCGTCTGGCTGGTGGCGCCGGAGGACAAGCGCTACGGCCAGGACGTCCTCATTCCCAAGACAGCGACCGGCACGGCCAAGCCGGGCCAGGTGGTGGTGGTCGAACTCACCGAGCCGCCCAGCCTGTACGGCCAGCCGGTCGGCCGGGTCAAGGAGGTGCTGGGCGAGATCGACGACCCCGGCATGGAAATCGAGATCGCGGTGCGCAAGTACGGCGTGCCGCACGAGTTCACCGATGTCTGCATCGCGATGGCCCGCACCTTGCCCGACAAGGTGCGTCCCACCGATCGCAAGCACCGCGTCGACCTGACCGACGTCCCGCTGGTCACCATCGACGGCGAGGACGCGCGCGACTTCGACGACGCGGTGTACTGCGAGCCGGCCAAGGTGGGCCGCGGCAAGGGCTGGCGCCTGCTGGTGGCGATCGCCGACGTCAGCCACTATGTCGAGACGGGCAGCCCGATCGACATCGACGCCTACGACCGGGCGACGAGCGTCTACTTCCCGCGCCGGGTGATCCCGATGCTGCCGGAGAAGCTGTCCAACGGGCTGTGTTCGCTCAACCCCGAGGTCGACCGGCTCTGCATGGTTTGCGACATGCTGATCGCCGCCACCGGCGAGATCCAGGCCTACCAGTTCTACCCGGGCGTGATGTGGAGCCACGCACGCTTCACGTACACCGAAGTCGCCGCCATTCTGGCCAACACCCGGGGCCCCGAAGCCCAGCGCCGCAAGGACAGGGTGGGCGACCTGATCAACCTGCACGACGTCTACCGCGCGCTGCTCAAGGCGCGCCAGGTCCGCGGCGCGGTCGACTTCGAGACCACGGAGACGCAGATCGTCTGCGACGAGAACGGCCGCATCGAGAAGATCGTGCCGCGCACCCGCAACGATGCGCACCGCCTCATCGAGGAGGCGATGCTGGCGGCCAACGTCTGCTCGGCCGACTTCATCCAGGAGAGCAAGCATCCCGGCCTGTTCCGCGTGCACGAGGGGCCCACGCCGGAGAAGAAGGACATCCTGCGCAACTACCTCAAGGCCATGGGCGTCGGGCTGACCATCAGCGACGAACCGATGCCCGGCGAGTTCCAGAAGATCGCCGAGGCGACCAAGGACAGGCCGGACGCGCAGCAGATCCACACCATGCTGCTGCGGTCGATGCAGCAGGCGATCTACACGCCGATCAACAGCGGCCACTTCGGCCTGGCGTACGATGCCTACACGCACTTCACCAGCCCGATCCGCCGCTACCCGGACCTGCTGGTGCACCGCGTCATCAAGGCCATCCTTGCGCGCACGCACTACACCCTGCCGGCCCTGCCCACGCCCGGCGAGGCACACGAGAAGCTGGCCCGGCGGCTGGCCACCCGCGTCGCGCCGCCCGGCCACAAGCTGAAGAAGCCACCGGCGCCGCCCAGCCGCGAAGTCCAGGCCTGGGAGGCAGCCGGCCTGCATTGCAGCGCCAACGAGCGCCGCGCCGACGAGGCCAGCCGCGACGTCGAGGCCTGGCTCAAGTGCAAGTTCATGCGCGAGCACCTCGGCGAGGAGTACAGCGGCGTCGTCAGTGCCGCCACCACGTTCGGCATCTTCGTCACGCTCGACCAGCTCTACGTCGAGGGGCTGGTGCACATCACCGAACTCGGCGGCGAGTACTTCAAGTTCGACGAGGCACGGCAGGAACTGCGCGGCGAACGCACCGGCATCCGCTACGCCATCGGTTCGCGCGTGCGCGTGCAGGTCAGCCGCGTCGACCTCGACGGCCGCAAGATCGACTTCCGGCTGGTGCGCGAGGGCGAGGACCTGGAAGCGCGCGCGATGCGCGACAAGGGCGTTCCCGCCGGCGGCGGTGCCGGAGCCAAGCGCGCTGCCAAGAAGGCGCCGCGCGGCGTCGAGCACGTGCCGATCAAGTCGTTGACGGCGGCCGTGAAGAAGGCCGCCGCCAACAAGCCCAAGGGCCGCAAGGGGCGGCGCTGA
- the rimO gene encoding 30S ribosomal protein S12 methylthiotransferase RimO: MSETISPDISAVPKVGFVSLGCPKALTDSELILTQLSAEGYRTAKTFEGADLVIVNTCGFIDDAVKESLDTIGEALSANGKVIVTGCLGARAGEGGDNLVRQMHPSVLAVTGPHATQEVMDHVHAHLPKPHDPFVDLVPAAGIKLTPKHYAYLKISEGCNHRCTFCIIPSMRGDLVSRPVGDVLKEARALFEGGVKELLVVSQDTSAYGVDVKYRTGFFDGRPVKTRMLELVQALGELARPHGAWVRLHYVYPYPHVDEVLPLMATGAVLPYLDVPFQHSHPDVLRRMKRPASGERNLERLQAWRAACPELVVRSTFIAGFPGETEAEFQHLLDFVREAQIDRAGCFAYSPVEGAAANELPGMLPAEVREERRARFMAVAEQVSAERLQRRVGATMQVLVDSAPGLGRKGGIGRSYADAPEIDGTVRLLPPEKISKQLRPGEFTRARIVATEGHDLVGLPI, from the coding sequence GTGAGTGAAACCATTTCCCCCGACATCTCTGCCGTTCCCAAGGTCGGCTTCGTCAGCCTCGGCTGCCCGAAGGCCCTGACCGACTCCGAACTGATCCTGACCCAGCTCTCGGCCGAGGGCTATCGCACGGCCAAGACGTTCGAGGGCGCCGACCTGGTCATCGTCAACACCTGCGGCTTCATCGACGACGCCGTCAAGGAAAGCCTGGACACGATCGGCGAAGCGCTGTCCGCCAACGGCAAGGTGATCGTCACCGGCTGCCTGGGCGCCCGGGCCGGCGAGGGTGGCGACAACCTGGTGCGGCAGATGCATCCCTCCGTGCTGGCGGTCACCGGACCGCATGCCACGCAGGAGGTGATGGACCATGTCCATGCGCACCTGCCCAAGCCGCACGACCCGTTCGTCGACCTGGTGCCGGCCGCGGGCATCAAGCTCACGCCCAAGCACTACGCATACCTCAAGATCAGCGAGGGCTGCAACCACCGCTGCACGTTCTGCATCATCCCGTCCATGCGCGGCGACCTGGTGAGCCGGCCGGTCGGCGACGTGCTGAAGGAGGCGCGCGCGCTGTTCGAAGGCGGCGTGAAGGAACTGCTGGTGGTGAGCCAGGACACCTCGGCCTACGGCGTGGACGTGAAGTACCGCACCGGCTTCTTCGATGGCCGGCCCGTGAAGACGCGCATGCTGGAGCTGGTGCAGGCGCTGGGCGAACTGGCGCGGCCGCACGGCGCCTGGGTGAGGCTGCACTACGTGTATCCCTACCCGCACGTGGACGAGGTGCTGCCGCTGATGGCCACCGGGGCGGTGCTGCCGTACCTGGACGTGCCGTTCCAGCACAGCCATCCCGATGTGCTGCGCCGGATGAAGCGGCCGGCCAGCGGCGAGCGCAACCTCGAGCGCCTGCAGGCCTGGCGCGCAGCTTGTCCCGAACTGGTGGTGCGCAGCACCTTCATCGCGGGCTTCCCGGGCGAGACCGAAGCGGAGTTCCAGCACCTGCTGGACTTCGTGCGCGAGGCGCAGATCGACCGGGCGGGGTGCTTCGCCTACAGCCCGGTCGAAGGCGCGGCGGCGAACGAACTGCCCGGCATGCTGCCGGCGGAAGTGCGCGAGGAGCGCCGCGCGCGCTTCATGGCGGTGGCCGAGCAGGTGTCGGCCGAACGGCTGCAGCGCCGGGTGGGCGCCACCATGCAGGTGCTGGTGGACAGTGCGCCTGGCCTCGGCCGCAAGGGTGGGATCGGGCGCAGCTATGCCGACGCGCCCGAGATCGACGGCACGGTCCGCCTGCTGCCGCCCGAGAAGATCAGCAAGCAGCTGCGGCCCGGTGAATTCACCCGGGCGCGCATCGTGGCCACCGAGGGACACGACCTCGTCGGGTTGCCGATCTGA
- the phaR gene encoding polyhydroxyalkanoate synthesis repressor PhaR encodes MQSKKASGTQPTQRVIKKYPNRRLYDTDTSTYITLAEVKQLVMDSESFVVRDAKTNEDLTRSILLQVILEEEAGGEPMFSEAALANIIRFYGHAAQGFMGSYIEKNIQAFTDIQAKLAEQSKQLTPEMWAQFMNMQNPMMQGMMGNYVEQSRAVFDKMQEQMQKQAEQMFGAFGMKR; translated from the coding sequence GTGCAAAGCAAGAAAGCCAGTGGCACGCAGCCAACGCAGCGCGTGATCAAGAAGTATCCGAACCGGCGGCTGTACGACACCGACACGTCCACCTACATCACCCTGGCCGAGGTCAAGCAGCTGGTGATGGACAGTGAATCGTTCGTGGTGCGCGACGCCAAGACCAACGAGGACCTCACGCGCAGCATCCTGCTGCAGGTCATCCTCGAGGAGGAGGCGGGCGGCGAGCCGATGTTCAGCGAGGCCGCGCTGGCCAACATCATCCGGTTCTACGGCCACGCGGCCCAGGGCTTCATGGGCAGCTACATCGAGAAGAACATCCAGGCATTCACCGACATCCAGGCCAAGCTGGCCGAGCAGTCCAAGCAGCTCACGCCCGAGATGTGGGCGCAGTTCATGAACATGCAGAACCCCATGATGCAGGGGATGATGGGCAACTACGTCGAGCAGTCCCGGGCCGTTTTCGACAAGATGCAGGAGCAGATGCAGAAGCAGGCCGAGCAGATGTTCGGCGCCTTCGGCATGAAGCGCTGA
- a CDS encoding amidohydrolase family protein, whose protein sequence is MGTLLLRDVRPLGGAAVDVLVQDGRIAAIGAGLAAPADAVVEQGGGGLLLPGLVESHTHLDKTLWGLPWYRNEVGARLVDRIDNERRFRAATGHDAEAQSLALALAFLAQGTTRIRTHVDIDTDAGLRHLRGVLATRERLRDVLDLQVVAFPQSGLLSRPGTEALLREALEQGTDVLGGLDPQGIDHDAARSLDVLFGLATRHGVPLDIHLHETGEEGVRTLQAVLDRTQAQGLQGRVAISHAFCLGDAPEGVRGALLDRMARLQVAVITTGTASRPVPSLLACRAAGVPVAGGNDGIRDTWTPYGRPDMLERAMLIGLRNNLRRDDEIAAALECVTSGGAAVCGFEGYGLAPGCVADLVVVQAETPADAVVSRPVRDLVLARGQVVARGNGLSPLLQSHLSTPQARSSAG, encoded by the coding sequence ATGGGCACGCTGCTGCTGCGCGACGTCCGGCCGCTCGGTGGCGCTGCGGTCGACGTGCTGGTGCAGGACGGTCGCATCGCGGCAATCGGTGCGGGCCTGGCGGCGCCTGCGGACGCCGTGGTGGAGCAGGGTGGCGGCGGCCTGCTGCTGCCCGGATTGGTCGAGTCGCATACCCACCTGGACAAGACGCTGTGGGGCTTGCCCTGGTACCGCAACGAGGTCGGCGCCCGCCTGGTCGACCGCATCGACAACGAGCGGCGGTTCCGCGCGGCCACGGGGCACGACGCAGAGGCCCAGTCGCTCGCACTGGCGCTGGCTTTCCTGGCCCAGGGCACGACCCGCATCCGCACCCACGTGGACATCGACACCGATGCCGGCCTGCGGCACCTGCGCGGCGTGCTGGCCACGCGCGAGCGGCTGCGCGACGTGCTCGACCTGCAGGTGGTCGCGTTCCCGCAGTCGGGCCTGCTCTCGCGGCCCGGCACCGAGGCCCTGCTGCGGGAGGCTCTGGAGCAGGGCACCGACGTGCTGGGCGGGCTGGATCCGCAGGGAATCGACCACGATGCGGCGCGCTCGCTCGACGTCCTGTTCGGTCTCGCGACCCGCCATGGTGTGCCGCTGGACATCCACCTGCACGAGACCGGCGAGGAGGGCGTGCGGACGCTGCAGGCCGTCCTCGACCGGACGCAGGCGCAGGGCCTGCAGGGACGGGTGGCGATCAGCCATGCCTTCTGCCTCGGCGATGCGCCCGAGGGCGTGCGTGGCGCGCTGCTCGACCGGATGGCCCGCCTGCAGGTGGCGGTGATCACGACCGGGACCGCGTCGAGGCCGGTGCCGTCGCTGCTGGCGTGCCGGGCCGCTGGCGTGCCGGTGGCCGGCGGCAACGATGGGATCCGCGACACCTGGACGCCCTATGGCCGGCCCGACATGCTCGAGCGCGCGATGCTGATCGGCCTGCGCAACAACCTGCGCCGCGACGACGAGATCGCCGCGGCCCTTGAGTGCGTCACCAGCGGAGGTGCGGCGGTCTGCGGCTTCGAAGGCTACGGCTTGGCGCCCGGCTGCGTGGCCGACCTGGTGGTGGTTCAGGCCGAGACGCCGGCCGACGCCGTGGTCAGCCGACCCGTGCGGGATCTGGTGCTCGCACGTGGCCAGGTGGTGGCCCGCGGGAACGGACTTTCGCCTCTGCTACAATCTCATCTCTCAACACCCCAGGCGCGTAGCTCAGCTGGTTAG